The window AAAGGTACTTTGTCAAAACCTAGCAATGTGCTAGATAACTGAGCTTAGTTAGCTAAATTATAGTTTAAAATAATATAAAAGGAGCTAAATTTATTATCTAGCTCCCTCTAAATTTCTATTATTTTTTTAAATTAGGCATAGTTTGTGCTAATATTTTGTCCATTTCTTCTGTCATCTCTTTATTAGCTTCTAAGAATTTTTCAACATCTCCAGTTATTTCAATAGTTTCAATAATATCCCCTTGTTGAACTTTATTTACTACTTCTTGATCTTCAGGAGCTACAACTTCACCAAAAATTGTATGTTTATAGTTTAACCAATCTGTTGGTACATGAGTAATAAAGAATTGTGATCCGTTTGTTCCTGGTCCTGCATTAGCCATAGCTAATTTACCTGGTACATCAAATACAACCTCTTGTTTAAACTCATCACCAAATTGATATCCTGGTCCTCCAGCACCTGTTCCTGTAGGATCTCCTCCTTGAATCATAAAATCAGCTATTACTCTATGGAATTTAAGTCCGTCATAATATCCTCTTCTTGATAAGTGTACAAAGTTTGTAACTGTCATAGGAGCAACCTCAGGTAAAAGTCTTAGGTTAATATCTCCTTTTGATGTTTTTATTTTAGCATTTAATACTAAATTTTCCACTATTTTTCCCTCCTTAATATCTAACTTAGCTCCTGCTCCTTTTTTAGAGTGGTATAAAAACCCTCCAACTATTATAAGTAACAAGATTACTATTTTTACCATTTTCATTTTCTCCTCCACAATTGTATCATAAATTTTAAAAAACTCTTAATCTTTTTTCATAACCTCATTATAAGTTTTTAACATCTCATCTTTTGAAACAGTTCCATAGATCTCATAATACCATTCTGAATCTAATTTTTTCTTCAATAGATCTATCTTATCTTGAACTTTAAAAACTTTACTTTCTAAATTTCTATACTCCTCTCTTATAGGTTGAAGTTGATAGATATATTCTATCTGCTCCTCTTCCTGTATAGCATTTTTCATAAGCATAGAAACTCTTTCTTCTTCATCTAGCACCTTAGAAACTCTTTCTAAAAGATCATATTTTGTTTTTTCTAATTCTTTTTTCTCATATTGGAAAAATCTTTTTATTACCTCTGCTCCTGAATCTCCTTTTAATTTTTCTCTTAAAGTCAATTGAGATTCAATATACTCTTTAGAAAGATTATTTTTTATCATTATATTTTCTATATGCTCTCTTATTCCAGTAAGTTCTTCCTCTTTAAACTCTTTTATTCCCTCTCCAGTAAGTCCACCATAAAGTTTCTCATACTTCTCTATAACATCTTTTTCTAGTATTTCTGCCCCTGACAAATCTCCTATCTCTCTCAACTGCTTCATCTTATTATCAGTTAATTTTAGAACTTGTAGTATAACCTCTATACAAAATTTTAATAAGTGATTATCTGTTATTTTTTCCATCTTTCTCTCCATAATATTGG is drawn from Fusobacterium varium and contains these coding sequences:
- a CDS encoding peptidylprolyl isomerase; the protein is MKMVKIVILLLIIVGGFLYHSKKGAGAKLDIKEGKIVENLVLNAKIKTSKGDINLRLLPEVAPMTVTNFVHLSRRGYYDGLKFHRVIADFMIQGGDPTGTGAGGPGYQFGDEFKQEVVFDVPGKLAMANAGPGTNGSQFFITHVPTDWLNYKHTIFGEVVAPEDQEVVNKVQQGDIIETIEITGDVEKFLEANKEMTEEMDKILAQTMPNLKK